One Halobaculum sp. CBA1158 DNA segment encodes these proteins:
- a CDS encoding DUF4112 domain-containing protein, with protein MSVIADPSGEQVEAAAARAEFEHAQAIGAKLDMLERRAEWLDEEFRLPFTDVRVGVASIIGFLPGAGDSGALVLSATIIYHGMRIGASTTTLAWMSLIVLIEGIVGVIPVVGDAVGLVWTANVNNVERLRADRDAIDGSMNWVFLLLLLSPFILFVLAVVSAL; from the coding sequence ATGTCAGTCATCGCCGACCCGAGCGGGGAACAGGTGGAGGCTGCGGCCGCACGGGCGGAGTTCGAGCACGCTCAGGCGATCGGCGCGAAACTCGACATGTTGGAGCGCCGCGCGGAGTGGCTCGACGAGGAGTTCAGACTGCCGTTCACGGACGTTCGCGTCGGCGTCGCGTCGATCATCGGCTTCCTTCCGGGGGCGGGCGACAGCGGGGCGCTGGTGCTGTCGGCGACGATCATCTACCACGGGATGCGGATCGGGGCGTCGACGACGACGCTTGCGTGGATGTCGCTCATCGTGCTCATCGAGGGCATCGTGGGCGTCATTCCGGTCGTCGGTGACGCCGTGGGTCTCGTATGGACGGCCAACGTCAACAACGTCGAGCGACTGCGCGCCGACCGCGACGCCATCGACGGGTCGATGAACTGGGTCTTCTTGCTCCTCCTGCTGTCGCCGTTCATCCTGTTCGTGCTCGCGGTGGTGAGCGCCCTATGA
- a CDS encoding DUF4350 domain-containing protein translates to MERRDFLAGVGASAGALAVGTTGVRAESTESDRIDRLAFDSTASLLGADGEPAAADAGFAAVRAEPTATNVDEDGEGDAVEYPEDRPIPLAGLDGDVAAFGAPIVQNGTDFGYGNEEFVLNVLDRVAGGGTVLWDEGHGQFYDAAAHTAFIDYAELNGYDFEATDDLAGDLADADAAVITSPSTAFTDGELDALASFVAGGGGLLVFDQSDFRNFDATDNLNEIAAALSLSFRFNDDQVIDETSNAGIGFVPTTDRFDDDYADLFADRQGLGFEIDPSRTYTAEVVDVTDGDTVDVRILREGAPDYFDTVRLLGFDTPETYDPEETDPIESPELAEEWEGIDSYEYLLEKGRESAEWAVGELAGATIDLSFDPEEGVRGDFGRLLCYVRYDADGDGGRDDLFNRRILERGFARVYDSGLTRHDEFIELERKARKRGLGLWADSDIDAREPTRPSRVADVLFPRAAPVDAGDATVLARAGDTASVPGAPLAAADPDAGVALVGAQTVQEDYDGPDAPVDDPEAYDAYQFTAGVVDRLTARSGEVLIDGGHGQFAADESASAEDAAYFKRYLEGLDTGFTQYNDLASMGKLARERAIVVSAPTEEYTDEELATLRRFAGGGGAVVVLAGRAADRGRVNDLLDALGTGLRLGEGVVDDPSVNAGRPDLPVTDDVAVDPPVLANESDNGRGKGRSNGNGTAGENGNGNSNGNGNGNGNGNANGNGNGPSSLVTGYLD, encoded by the coding sequence GTGGAACGACGTGACTTCCTGGCCGGCGTCGGTGCGAGCGCGGGGGCGCTCGCCGTCGGTACGACCGGTGTGCGTGCGGAATCGACCGAGAGCGACCGAATCGATCGACTCGCCTTCGACTCGACGGCGAGCCTGTTGGGGGCCGACGGGGAGCCGGCGGCCGCCGACGCCGGCTTCGCGGCGGTGCGCGCGGAGCCGACGGCGACGAACGTCGACGAGGACGGCGAGGGCGACGCCGTCGAGTACCCGGAGGACCGACCGATTCCGCTCGCGGGCCTCGACGGCGACGTGGCGGCGTTCGGCGCGCCGATCGTCCAGAACGGCACCGACTTCGGCTACGGCAACGAGGAGTTCGTCCTGAACGTCCTCGACCGAGTCGCCGGCGGCGGCACCGTGTTGTGGGACGAGGGGCACGGCCAGTTCTACGACGCCGCGGCCCATACGGCGTTCATCGACTACGCCGAGCTCAACGGCTACGACTTCGAGGCGACCGACGACCTCGCGGGCGACCTCGCGGACGCGGACGCCGCCGTGATCACCTCGCCGTCGACCGCCTTCACGGACGGCGAACTGGACGCGTTGGCGTCGTTCGTCGCCGGCGGCGGCGGACTGCTCGTGTTCGACCAGTCCGACTTCCGGAACTTCGACGCCACCGACAACCTCAACGAGATCGCGGCGGCGCTGTCGCTGTCGTTCCGGTTCAACGACGACCAGGTCATCGACGAGACGAGCAACGCCGGGATCGGGTTCGTTCCGACGACCGACCGCTTCGACGACGACTACGCCGACCTGTTCGCCGACCGCCAGGGACTCGGCTTCGAGATCGACCCCTCGCGGACGTACACGGCCGAGGTCGTCGACGTGACCGACGGCGACACCGTCGACGTGCGGATCCTCCGGGAGGGCGCGCCGGACTACTTCGACACCGTGCGCCTGCTCGGCTTCGACACGCCGGAGACGTACGACCCCGAGGAGACCGACCCGATCGAGAGCCCCGAACTCGCCGAGGAGTGGGAGGGTATCGACTCCTACGAGTACCTCTTGGAGAAGGGCCGCGAGTCCGCCGAGTGGGCCGTCGGAGAGCTGGCGGGCGCGACGATCGATCTCTCGTTCGACCCCGAAGAAGGCGTCCGCGGCGACTTCGGCCGGCTGCTGTGTTACGTCCGGTACGACGCCGACGGCGACGGCGGCCGCGACGACCTGTTCAACCGCCGCATTCTCGAGCGCGGGTTCGCCCGGGTGTACGACTCGGGGCTCACCCGTCACGACGAGTTCATCGAACTGGAGCGGAAAGCCCGCAAGCGCGGCCTGGGTCTGTGGGCCGACAGCGACATCGACGCCCGCGAGCCGACTCGGCCCTCGCGGGTCGCGGACGTGCTGTTCCCGCGGGCCGCGCCCGTCGACGCCGGCGACGCGACGGTGCTGGCGCGCGCGGGCGACACCGCCTCGGTCCCCGGCGCGCCGCTCGCGGCCGCCGACCCCGACGCCGGCGTCGCGCTCGTCGGCGCACAGACCGTTCAGGAGGACTACGACGGCCCGGACGCGCCCGTCGACGACCCCGAGGCGTACGACGCCTACCAGTTCACCGCGGGCGTCGTCGACCGGCTGACCGCCCGCTCGGGCGAGGTGCTGATCGACGGCGGGCACGGCCAGTTCGCCGCCGACGAGTCCGCCAGCGCCGAGGACGCCGCCTACTTCAAGCGCTACCTCGAGGGGCTCGACACCGGATTCACCCAGTACAACGACCTCGCGTCGATGGGGAAGCTCGCTCGCGAGCGAGCGATCGTCGTCTCCGCCCCGACCGAGGAGTACACCGACGAGGAACTCGCCACGCTCCGGCGGTTCGCCGGCGGCGGCGGCGCGGTCGTCGTGCTCGCCGGCCGCGCGGCCGACCGCGGGCGGGTGAACGACCTGCTCGACGCGCTCGGCACCGGCCTCCGCCTCGGGGAGGGCGTCGTCGACGACCCCTCGGTGAACGCCGGCCGCCCGGACCTGCCGGTCACGGACGACGTCGCCGTCGACCCGCCCGTCCTCGCGAACGAGAGCGACAACGGACGCGGCAAGGGACGAAGCAACGGCAACGGTACCGCTGGCGAAAACGGAAACGGGAACAGTAACGGAAACGGAAACGGGAACGGCAACGGGAATGCGAACGGAAACGGAAACGGGCCGTCGAGCCTGGTGACGGGCTACCTCGACTGA
- a CDS encoding CopD family protein, translating to MQVAPMQAALTAAYVFHTLFAGLWVGAVVLTAWKVIPLAKAGDVSSELLGGVVSGVSTITRVGALVFLATGGHMAATVYGAEGLFTPPRGHVVLTMLALWVVMTGLVEVAGSKVRSALEQNKVRTAGRDAGTFYTAAAVIGFVLLVLGGYLVGPST from the coding sequence ATGCAAGTCGCTCCGATGCAGGCCGCGCTCACCGCGGCGTACGTCTTTCACACGCTGTTTGCCGGCCTCTGGGTCGGCGCGGTCGTCCTCACCGCCTGGAAGGTGATCCCGCTCGCGAAAGCCGGCGACGTGAGCTCCGAACTCCTCGGCGGCGTCGTCTCGGGCGTCTCGACGATCACGCGGGTCGGCGCGCTCGTGTTCCTCGCCACCGGCGGCCACATGGCCGCGACGGTGTACGGTGCCGAAGGGCTGTTCACGCCGCCGCGCGGGCACGTCGTGCTCACGATGCTCGCGCTGTGGGTCGTGATGACCGGGCTCGTCGAGGTCGCCGGGAGCAAGGTCCGGTCGGCGCTCGAACAGAACAAGGTCCGGACCGCCGGACGCGACGCGGGAACGTTCTACACCGCCGCCGCCGTGATCGGCTTCGTCCTGCTCGTGTTGGGTGGATACTTGGTCGGTCCCTCGACGTAA
- a CDS encoding fumarylacetoacetate hydrolase family protein, with amino-acid sequence MSDRDGGDLAAALAAAHANASAVDPAALGGSGPPATLAEGYRVQTRLVDRLAADRGNPVGYKIGFTNERVRADLAVGEPGYGRLLGGTVRDATAVDGPVSVASEEFVGLRIEPEIAFRLGGDLPSDADRDRARDAVATVHPAIELVDSRTGWEFDAPLAVADNCLDAGLVLGDGTDPDGLPLGEESVTLRIDGERVDSGVGADVLGHPLAALAWLADAVDGLPAGALVSTGSLTAPRSVAPGETATATFASLGRVGLRVR; translated from the coding sequence ATGAGCGACCGCGACGGCGGCGACTTGGCGGCGGCGCTCGCGGCGGCACACGCGAACGCGTCGGCGGTCGACCCCGCGGCGCTCGGCGGGTCCGGCCCGCCGGCGACGCTCGCCGAGGGGTACCGCGTGCAGACACGGCTCGTCGACCGCCTCGCCGCCGACCGCGGCAACCCGGTCGGATACAAGATCGGGTTCACAAACGAGCGCGTTCGTGCGGATCTCGCGGTCGGCGAACCGGGATACGGCCGTCTGCTCGGGGGAACGGTCCGCGACGCGACCGCCGTCGACGGCCCCGTCTCGGTCGCCTCCGAGGAGTTCGTCGGCCTCCGGATCGAACCGGAGATCGCGTTCCGACTCGGCGGTGACCTCCCGTCGGACGCCGACCGCGACCGCGCCCGCGACGCGGTCGCGACGGTTCACCCCGCGATCGAGTTGGTCGACAGCCGAACCGGGTGGGAGTTCGACGCGCCGCTGGCGGTCGCGGACAACTGCCTCGACGCGGGACTCGTCCTCGGCGACGGAACCGACCCCGACGGGCTACCGCTGGGCGAGGAGTCGGTGACGCTCCGGATCGACGGCGAGCGAGTCGACTCGGGCGTCGGTGCCGACGTACTCGGCCATCCACTTGCGGCGCTGGCGTGGCTGGCGGACGCCGTCGACGGGCTCCCGGCGGGCGCGCTCGTCTCCACCGGATCGCTGACAGCGCCGCGGTCGGTCGCCCCGGGGGAGACGGCGACCGCGACGTTCGCGTCGCTCGGGCGCGTCGGACTGCGCGTCCGGTAG
- a CDS encoding methylmalonyl-CoA mutase family protein, translating into MFDPDDLEAIREGKREWEEETLSPTLDRFGEREEEFRTDTGGQEVKRLYTPDDVSDLEYEEDVGFPGEEPYTRGVYPTMHRGRLWTMRQYAGMGTAAETNERFQYLIDQGSSGLSMAFDLPTQMGYDSDAKMAAGEVGKSGVAIDSLEDFERVFDDIPLDEVSTSMTINAPAAVLLAMYVAVGDRQGVDREELRGTIQNDIMKEYIARNLYIYPPEESMRLITDIFAFCAEETPNFNTISISGYHIREAGSTAAQEIAFTLGNGIEYVQAAVDAGLDVDEFAPQLSFFFNAHNNILEEVAKFRAARRMWATIMEERFGAENPKSKQLKFHTQTAGSTLTAQQIENNVVRVGYQALAAVLGGTQSLHTNGKDEALSLPTEESVRTALRTQQILAHESGAADTIDPLAGSYYVESLTDGIEEDAFEILEEVDRRGGMLDAVDSQWVQRQIQDTAFERQREIEEGERIIVGVNEFEVEEEEKHVDLEDVSEEEEQAQIDRVDAVRDDRDDEAVEDALASLRDACRGDANVMPPIIDAVKAYATVGEICDVMREEFGEYKPGQ; encoded by the coding sequence ATGTTCGACCCGGACGATCTCGAAGCGATCCGCGAGGGGAAGCGGGAGTGGGAGGAGGAGACCCTCTCCCCGACCCTCGACCGGTTCGGGGAGCGCGAGGAGGAGTTCAGGACCGACACCGGGGGACAGGAGGTAAAGCGGCTGTACACGCCCGACGACGTGTCCGACCTCGAGTACGAGGAGGACGTGGGCTTCCCCGGCGAGGAGCCGTACACCCGCGGCGTCTACCCGACGATGCACCGCGGCCGGCTGTGGACCATGCGGCAGTACGCCGGGATGGGCACCGCCGCCGAGACGAACGAGCGGTTCCAGTACCTCATCGATCAGGGCTCCTCCGGGCTGTCGATGGCGTTCGATCTCCCGACGCAGATGGGCTACGACTCCGACGCCAAGATGGCCGCCGGCGAGGTCGGGAAGTCCGGCGTCGCCATCGACTCGCTGGAGGACTTCGAGCGCGTGTTCGACGACATCCCGCTGGACGAGGTCTCCACGTCGATGACGATCAACGCGCCGGCCGCGGTCCTGCTGGCGATGTACGTCGCCGTCGGGGACCGACAGGGCGTCGACCGCGAGGAGTTGCGCGGCACCATCCAGAACGACATCATGAAGGAGTACATCGCGCGCAACCTCTACATCTACCCCCCCGAAGAGTCCATGCGGCTGATCACCGACATCTTCGCCTTCTGCGCCGAGGAGACGCCGAACTTCAACACCATCTCCATCTCGGGGTACCACATCCGCGAGGCCGGCTCGACCGCGGCCCAGGAGATCGCGTTCACGCTCGGCAACGGCATCGAGTACGTGCAGGCGGCCGTCGACGCCGGCCTCGACGTGGACGAGTTCGCGCCGCAGCTGTCCTTCTTCTTCAACGCCCACAACAACATCCTTGAGGAGGTCGCGAAGTTCCGCGCGGCCCGCCGGATGTGGGCGACGATCATGGAAGAGCGCTTCGGCGCGGAGAACCCCAAGTCGAAGCAGCTGAAGTTCCACACCCAGACCGCCGGCTCGACGCTGACGGCCCAACAGATCGAGAACAACGTCGTCCGCGTCGGCTACCAGGCGCTGGCGGCCGTCCTCGGCGGCACCCAGTCGCTCCACACGAACGGGAAAGACGAGGCGCTGTCGCTGCCGACCGAGGAGTCCGTCCGCACCGCTCTCCGGACCCAGCAGATCCTCGCGCACGAGTCGGGCGCGGCCGACACCATCGATCCCCTCGCCGGGAGCTACTACGTCGAGAGTCTCACCGACGGCATCGAGGAGGACGCCTTCGAGATCCTCGAGGAGGTCGACCGTCGCGGCGGAATGCTCGACGCCGTCGACAGCCAGTGGGTCCAGCGCCAGATCCAGGACACCGCGTTCGAGCGTCAGCGCGAGATCGAGGAGGGCGAACGGATCATCGTCGGCGTCAACGAGTTCGAGGTCGAGGAGGAGGAGAAACACGTCGACCTCGAGGACGTCTCCGAGGAGGAGGAGCAGGCCCAGATCGACCGCGTCGATGCGGTTCGCGACGACCGCGACGACGAGGCCGTCGAGGACGCGCTCGCCTCGCTGCGCGACGCCTGTCGCGGCGACGCGAACGTGATGCCCCCGATCATCGACGCCGTGAAGGCGTACGCCACGGTCGGCGAGATCTGCGACGTGATGCGCGAGGAGTTCGGCGAGTACAAGCCGGGGCAGTAG
- a CDS encoding creatininase family protein: MYLSHQTWPELGEYVAEESLAVVPLGSTEQHGPHLPLATDHLIAEALAREATDRTGFLCTPPVRIAVSEHHRQFHGTMWVDSGVFRDYVESLSRNLAYHGVDRIVYVNAHGGNAQHLREVGRRLRRDETAYAIEWMWDESVPDLVSELFEHNGPHGGPKETAMVMHIAEVLVRTDRLESARDGGVVDLADADPRAYGARTFYDSADNSENGVFGDQTDATPEAGAELFEAATDQLVHLLEWLDDQPFADLMPESHVDPQPGSRR; the protein is encoded by the coding sequence GTGTATCTCTCCCATCAGACCTGGCCGGAACTCGGCGAGTACGTCGCCGAGGAGTCGCTGGCGGTCGTCCCGCTCGGGTCGACCGAACAGCACGGCCCGCACCTGCCGCTGGCGACGGACCACCTCATCGCCGAGGCGCTCGCGCGCGAGGCGACCGACCGAACCGGATTCCTCTGTACGCCCCCCGTCAGGATCGCCGTCTCCGAACATCACCGGCAGTTCCACGGCACGATGTGGGTCGACTCCGGGGTCTTTCGCGACTACGTCGAGAGCCTCTCGCGCAACCTCGCGTACCACGGCGTCGACCGGATCGTGTACGTGAACGCCCACGGCGGCAACGCTCAACACCTCCGCGAGGTGGGTCGTCGCCTCCGACGCGACGAGACGGCGTACGCCATCGAGTGGATGTGGGACGAGTCCGTCCCGGATCTCGTCTCGGAGCTCTTCGAGCACAACGGCCCTCACGGCGGCCCGAAGGAGACGGCGATGGTTATGCACATCGCAGAGGTGCTCGTGCGGACCGACCGGTTGGAGTCGGCCCGAGACGGCGGCGTCGTCGACCTCGCGGACGCCGATCCTCGGGCGTACGGAGCACGGACCTTCTACGACTCCGCTGACAACTCCGAAAACGGCGTCTTCGGCGACCAAACGGACGCCACGCCCGAGGCGGGCGCGGAGCTGTTCGAGGCGGCCACCGATCAGCTCGTCCACCTGTTGGAGTGGCTCGACGACCAGCCGTTCGCGGACCTCATGCCCGAGTCGCACGTCGACCCGCAGCCGGGCAGCCGGCGATGA
- a CDS encoding O-methyltransferase — translation MVLPEDVSRFVRASGPGHIEVQERMAAFAADHDFPNIGPESGAVLRLLARLTDADTVFEFGSGFGYSASWFLRGGADRVILTEFDADELDQGREFMTEAGLADRCVFEDGDAMETIDRYDGPFDAVLIDHQKERYADAFRAVRDKLSPGGVVAADNVMRGPIDFDALLAHAEGVAAGDDTAEDAENPGAALATANDQTRGIADYLDTVRDDDAFETAVLPVGSGLAVSTRVE, via the coding sequence ATGGTGCTCCCCGAGGATGTCTCCCGATTCGTCCGCGCGTCCGGACCCGGACACATCGAGGTACAAGAACGGATGGCCGCGTTCGCCGCCGACCACGACTTCCCGAACATCGGCCCCGAATCGGGAGCCGTGCTCCGACTGCTCGCGCGACTCACCGACGCCGACACCGTCTTCGAGTTCGGATCGGGGTTCGGCTACTCCGCGTCGTGGTTCCTCCGCGGCGGCGCGGACCGCGTGATCCTCACCGAGTTCGACGCCGACGAACTCGACCAGGGCCGGGAGTTCATGACCGAAGCGGGGCTGGCGGACCGGTGCGTCTTCGAGGACGGCGACGCCATGGAGACGATCGACCGCTACGACGGGCCGTTCGACGCCGTCCTGATCGACCACCAGAAGGAGCGCTACGCCGACGCCTTTCGCGCCGTCCGCGACAAACTCTCGCCCGGCGGCGTCGTCGCCGCGGACAACGTCATGCGAGGGCCGATCGACTTCGACGCGCTGCTGGCGCACGCCGAGGGCGTCGCCGCCGGCGACGACACGGCCGAGGACGCCGAGAACCCCGGGGCCGCGCTGGCGACGGCGAACGATCAGACCCGGGGTATCGCCGACTACCTCGACACCGTTCGCGACGACGACGCGTTCGAGACGGCGGTGCTGCCCGTCGGCTCCGGGCTGGCGGTGAGCACGCGCGTCGAGTGA
- the mce gene encoding methylmalonyl-CoA epimerase: MHVDHAGIATDDAAALAALYADLLECEVAHEEEFDGMDVVFLDAGGSYLELLEPLDDEGAIASYLDRHGPGIHHLAFATADIEGTLERARGLGIDLIDEEPRPGAWGHEVAFLHPRDTGGVLVEFVEH, from the coding sequence ATGCACGTCGATCACGCCGGCATCGCGACCGACGACGCCGCCGCCCTCGCCGCGCTGTACGCCGACCTGCTCGAGTGCGAGGTCGCCCACGAAGAGGAGTTCGACGGGATGGACGTGGTCTTCCTCGACGCGGGCGGCTCGTACCTCGAACTGCTCGAGCCGCTCGACGACGAGGGGGCGATCGCGAGCTACCTCGACCGGCACGGACCGGGGATCCACCATCTCGCGTTCGCGACCGCCGACATCGAGGGGACGCTCGAGCGCGCTCGGGGCCTCGGGATCGACCTGATCGACGAGGAGCCGCGACCGGGGGCGTGGGGCCACGAGGTCGCGTTCCTTCACCCGCGGGACACCGGTGGGGTGCTGGTGGAGTTCGTCGAGCACTAA